GATTGCTGCTCTGACTTTCGCAACGTGCCAGCGCGACCTCCCCTTCGAAAAGTGCGTGAAGTCACAGGGGCGAGTGCTTCAGCTCATGGCAATGTATTTTCATGCTCATGTTCGCAGAAAGCTCGCGAGCGAACACAACATCGCGGGTGTGCTTTTGTCAGCTCGCGAATTCGAGTGTTTGGAATGGGCTTCGCGCGGAAAAAGCGCGTGGGAGATTGGCCTCATCCTGGGTATCTCACGCAATACAGTCGCTTCTTACCTGGAGAACGCGAAGAGAAAGCTTGGTGTCCGGACGGTCGTGCAGGCTGCAATGCACTTGGTCGCTGCAAACAAACAAAAGCAAAATTAGGACGACGCCCCCCTACAACTACAGGTAATGAGATAGGTCAGGAATCTTGCTTCAAAGGAGACGACAGAAACTTTGGAGGGAATATGATTCAGCTGATCACACAACGTTCATATGGGGCATTTTCCAGCACACTCGTTGACATGCATCGGCTGCGGTATCGGGTTTTCAAGCTTCGCATGGCTTGGGACGTGCATACCAGCGGCGACATGGAGATGGACGACTTCGATGCACTGAACCCGACCTACCTGGTTCAGCTATCTGACAAAGGTGCCATTCAGGGATCCGTACGACTTCTTCCCACACTCGGTCCGAATATGCTCCGCGACACCTTTCCGGGACTCCTTGACGGCGAGCCCTCTCCCTCCTCGCCCTTGATTTGGGAGAGCAGCAGGTTCGCGATCGATTTGGCGGCGGACGCTCCAAAAGGAGATCATGGTATCGCCAATGTCACCTATGAGCTGTTTGCGGCAATGGTCGAGTTCGGCATTTCGCGTCAACTAACTGATATCGTCACTGTCACCGATGTCCGAATGGAGCGAATCTTGCGGCGCGCCGGCTGGCCCTTGCGGCGCATCGGGGCACCTTCCACAATCGGCAAGACCCAGGCCGTGGCAGGTTACCTTACGGTCTCGGATGCGGCTTTATCGAACCTCCGTAAAGCTGGCGGACTTTCGGCGCCAGTTCTTTGGTCGCCGGTCATCTTCGCGGCCGCCTAAAACGATTTGCGCCCACGCAGGACACGTGCGTCCCGGCGTAGCGCACTGGGGCGCCTTGTCTAGTCGCCCGTGAAGAATCCTGGATTTTCAGGCTGGATTGACCCCGGGGAAGGTGGCGATGATTTGCCACAACAAGAGCCTGAGCCAGCAGATCAGGCGGCGGAAGTTATAGCCGACGGCGGCGAGGACGGCGTTGATGGCGTCGCCTTCACGATGCCAGAGGTAGTTGCGGCCCATGCGGTGCTCGGATTTGAGGTGGCCGATGACCGGCTCGACGGCGGAACGCCGTCGCAGCTGGCGCTTGATCTGTGGCGTCACCCGCCGTTTCTGTCCTGAGATGAACACCCTGAACTTGTAATCGGGCGGGGCGTTGTGGCCGCGATAGCCCTTGTCGAGGAGCGCGCGCTCGATGGTGTTGCCGATCAGCGCCTCCATCTCGGGGATGACGGTTGCAAGTGTGTGGCCGTCATAGGGGTTGCCGGGCAGCGCCTTCACATGGCTCACGAACTGCCCGCCCTTGGCGTGCGCCAGCGTAGTGGCGACCGAGACCTTGACGCCGAACTCGTAAGGCCGGTGCGCCTTGCCCTTGCCGATGCATTCCACCTCCGGCGCGTGCAGCGAGTAGAGCTTCGGGCCACGCTGGCGCTGCTTCTGCTCGAGCACTTGTCGCGCCCGCGCCAGCATGCGCTCCAACACGACCCCCCCGAGCAAGTCGGCGTTGCCGCCGAGTTTGCGGCCTATGTCGCGGATGATGCGGCCGAGATAGATTTTGAGCTTCTTCAAGGCTCTGTTGGCGCGCTTGAACTGCTTGGCGTGGGCATAACGCTGGTGCTTGATCAGCGCGAACTTGCCCACCCTGGCATAGGACTGGCGCAGCTTGACACCATATCGCTTCGCCAGCCGGACCAGGATCTCGCGGGCGCGGTTCAGCAGCCTGGCATCGGTCGGGAACATCACGTTCTTGGGCTGCACCGTCGTATCAATGATGACCCGATTAAGGTCGGCCGGTTTGATCGCCTCGGTCTTGCTGGCCACCGCAAGGCTCTCCTGCAGCAAGGCCTGCAACTTCTCCTCGCCCATCCGCTGTCGCCAGCGCGTCAGCGAAGAGCGATCGAACACCAACCGGTGCTGGAAGAACTCCTCGCCGCAGAAGAACTGGTAATAGGGGTTCTCCACCCAGCGCTCGCACAACACCTCATCAGAGAGGTCGTAGGTGTGCTTGAGGATCGCGAGTCCCGCCATCAGGCGGGTCGGTAATGGCGGCCGGCCCGGCTTGTCCTCATAGACCGCCCCGAACCGCTGCTCCAGGAACGACCAGTCGATCGTCTGTGCCAGCTTCACCAGCGGGTGGCCCATGTCGATGATCGCGTCCAGCCGCGAGCGCAGAAGATCGGCTTGTCCCGTCTCTCGTCGTTCCCTTGGTCGCATCGCTCCCTCCGATGCGATGACGGAATCACGGCTCGCGATTCGACGGAATCCTCAAAAATGAAATTGCAAGCTTTTGGGCAGTCAAAGCCCCAAAGCTTGCAATCTCAAAGCCAATCTCGCCCGGAAAATCGATTCTTGATCAACCGCTTGGATGGTTCTTCACGGACGACTGTCTAGTGGATCGCTAGCGAGCCACGAGCATGACGAGACGTGAAAGCAAGAATAATATTCGGCATGCAGCAAAAGACATCGACTTGCAGCAACTTCGGCTAGTTGTTGCCGCTTGCGACTATGGGAGCTTTCGACGAGCTGCCGAAGCGCTCTCAATCAAGCACACCGCCGTGAGCCGGTCCATCGGACAACTTGAGCATCTGGTTGGGACTTTGCTGTTCGAGCGATCGAGCGGAGGGATCAAGCCCACTCTTGCCGGTCGCGCCGTCCTGCGAATTGCGCGGCTGATCTTGGAACAGGTGGATACGCTAGTTGAAGCAGGAATATCGAACGGCCGCGGAGAGTCCGGTCACCTTACGATGGGCTTTTATACGTCCATTTCTACCGGTAATTTGCGAGCGACCTTGGGAGAGTTCAAGAAGCGTCTTCCGCAGATCGAATTGGCAACCACGGAGCGCTCTCGCCTCCGCCTGATGACTGCCCTTCGCAGCGGAACCGTCGATGTGGTCGTCAGTCCAGGACGTCTGCTTTCGAAGGATACCAAGACACGGCCGCTCTGGAGCGAAAGAATCCTGGTATCGCTGCCTCAGGATCACGGCCTTGCAGCGCGTGAGATCATCTACTGGACTGATCTGCGTAACGAAACAATTCTGCTAAGTCGGTATGATCCGGGACGAGAACTCGAAGATTTGCTGATCTCGAAACTTGTGTCGCCCGAGGATCGTCCCAGGATCGCGCGCCATGACGTTGGCCGAGGCATCATCAAGAGCCTTGTCAGCATCGGCATGGGGCTTAGCCTCGTGATGGAGTCGGATATTGGAGCGAGCTTCACCGGCCTGGTATACCGGGAACTGATGGACGGAGCCGGACCAAGCCGGTTGGACTTCTACGCGCATTGGCGCGATGACAATGAGAATCCGGCTCTCAAGCGCTTCCTCAACTTGTTAGCAGAACGCTATCCCTCACCTCCGCCGGCAGGCAAAGAGTGACTGGCACGTCTCGCCTTTGCGAACCCACGGTCTGTGGCCATGAAACGCGTCAACATGGGCGCGATCAGCTTCGCGGGATCGATACGCTGCCCACTTCCGCCCGCCATGGCCTCTGCATAGGTGACGAGATCCCG
This portion of the Bradyrhizobium sp. AZCC 2262 genome encodes:
- a CDS encoding acyl-homoserine-lactone synthase, which produces MIQLITQRSYGAFSSTLVDMHRLRYRVFKLRMAWDVHTSGDMEMDDFDALNPTYLVQLSDKGAIQGSVRLLPTLGPNMLRDTFPGLLDGEPSPSSPLIWESSRFAIDLAADAPKGDHGIANVTYELFAAMVEFGISRQLTDIVTVTDVRMERILRRAGWPLRRIGAPSTIGKTQAVAGYLTVSDAALSNLRKAGGLSAPVLWSPVIFAAA
- a CDS encoding IS5 family transposase, which codes for MRPRERRETGQADLLRSRLDAIIDMGHPLVKLAQTIDWSFLEQRFGAVYEDKPGRPPLPTRLMAGLAILKHTYDLSDEVLCERWVENPYYQFFCGEEFFQHRLVFDRSSLTRWRQRMGEEKLQALLQESLAVASKTEAIKPADLNRVIIDTTVQPKNVMFPTDARLLNRAREILVRLAKRYGVKLRQSYARVGKFALIKHQRYAHAKQFKRANRALKKLKIYLGRIIRDIGRKLGGNADLLGGVVLERMLARARQVLEQKQRQRGPKLYSLHAPEVECIGKGKAHRPYEFGVKVSVATTLAHAKGGQFVSHVKALPGNPYDGHTLATVIPEMEALIGNTIERALLDKGYRGHNAPPDYKFRVFISGQKRRVTPQIKRQLRRRSAVEPVIGHLKSEHRMGRNYLWHREGDAINAVLAAVGYNFRRLICWLRLLLWQIIATFPGVNPA
- a CDS encoding LysR family transcriptional regulator; amino-acid sequence: MTRRESKNNIRHAAKDIDLQQLRLVVAACDYGSFRRAAEALSIKHTAVSRSIGQLEHLVGTLLFERSSGGIKPTLAGRAVLRIARLILEQVDTLVEAGISNGRGESGHLTMGFYTSISTGNLRATLGEFKKRLPQIELATTERSRLRLMTALRSGTVDVVVSPGRLLSKDTKTRPLWSERILVSLPQDHGLAAREIIYWTDLRNETILLSRYDPGRELEDLLISKLVSPEDRPRIARHDVGRGIIKSLVSIGMGLSLVMESDIGASFTGLVYRELMDGAGPSRLDFYAHWRDDNENPALKRFLNLLAERYPSPPPAGKE
- a CDS encoding DUF2274 domain-containing protein — translated: MTKLKIGALPDDKPVKVTIDLPAAVHRDLVTYAEAMAGGSGQRIDPAKLIAPMLTRFMATDRGFAKARRASHSLPAGGGEG